A genomic stretch from Acropora palmata chromosome 13, jaAcrPala1.3, whole genome shotgun sequence includes:
- the LOC141863076 gene encoding tetratricopeptide repeat protein 28-like — MSHHSIGHGYFSLGQFEIALDKFVSAVEVFNTLRSFLKSEDDWKINFRELYDKSYCAKWRSLLKIGKIDEALFAADQGRAQTLSDNLLIQYELALPSSDAIFDSKERMSRFLTELSIPIIFLATEGLAVNIWFLSRGKEIAFRERRLEASITGKDPIRVLLGATLEKIRPDDSAETCEDRTFGRELDNVVPSSGEVCGDEVGNLPFPPSNNAFKPFYDAVIGPIEDLLGPEDDELVIVSDGALCFIPWAAVIESIRIRIVPSLKSYQLISSVPEGYHKKTGALLVGNPCTKQLKKPLEPLPCAQKEVEMIAAILNTRPLIGKQATKAEVMKRMSSVGLIHIAAHGDEVTGQIALSPNPGWTQFPKEEDYILKMSDVQAANLRARLVVLSCCHSGRGRILKGEGVVGIARAFLAAGARSVLVALWAIDDKATMEFMKRFYQHLKEGKTASAAVHQSMKCLRESEEFSEMWDWAPFQLIGDDVKIEFDAKDDVSE; from the coding sequence ATGTCTCACCACAGTATAGGTCATGGATACTTTTCTCTTGGACAATTTGAAATCGCCTTGGATAAGTTCGTTTCCGCTGTGGAAGTCTTTAATACTTTGAGATCTTTCCTAAAGTCTGAAGatgattggaaaataaactttcgtgAACTTTACGACAAGTCGTACTGTGCCAAATGGAGGTCGTTACTGAAAATTGGAAAGATCGATGAAGCTTTGTTTGCTGCTGACCAAGGACGAGCGCAGACATTGTCTGACAATTTGTTGATTCAATATGAACTTGCTCTGCCCTCATCAGATGCCATTTTTGACTCCAAAGAGAGAATGTCTCGGTTCTTAACAGAGCTTTCTATTCCAATTATTTTTCTAGCAACTGAAGGACTTGCGGTCAACATCTGGTTCCTGAGCAGGGGAAAGGAAATTGCATTTCGAGAACGGAGGCTAGAGGCTAGTATCACAGGCAAAGATCCCATACGCGTCTTACTAGGAGCAACTTTAGAAAAAATCCGCCCTGATGATTCGGCAGAAACATGTGAAGATCGCACATTTGGCCGCGAACTCGACAATGTAGTCCCGTCTAGCGGAGAAGTGTGTGGTGACGAGGTTGGAAACCTACCATTTCCCCCTTCAAACAATGCTTTTAAGCCATTTTATGATGCAGTTATTGGACCAATTGAGGATTTGCTTGGACCTGAAGACgacgagttggtcattgtttcTGACGGTGCGCTGTGCTTTATCCCCTGGGCCGCAGTAATTGAATCGATTAGGATTCGCATTGTCCCCTCTCTTAaaagttatcaattgatctcAAGTGTACCCGAAGGCTATCACAAGAAGACAGGGGCGcttttggtcggaaatccgTGCACAAAGCAGTTGAAGAAGCCTTTAGAGCCCTTACCATGTGCTCAAAAGGaagtagaaatgattgcagcaATTCTTAACACTAGACCTCTAATCGGGAaacaggcaacaaaagctgaagtaaTGAAACggatgtcgtcagttggtttaattcatattgctgcCCACGGAGACGAGGTCACTGGACAAATTGCCTTGTCTCCAAACCCTGGATGGACCCAATTCCCGAAAGAAGAAgattatattttgaaaatgtccgaTGTACAAGCGGCCAAtcttcgagctcgtcttgTGGTGTTAAGCTGttgtcacagtggacgaggcagaatcttgaagggtgagggtgtggtcggtatcgcacgtgccttcttggcagctggtgctcgttctgtgttggtggccctgtgggcaatagatgacaAAGCTACCATGGAGTTTATGAAACgtttctaccaacacctgaaagaaggaaaaaccgcCAGTGCTGCTGTTCACCAATCGATGAAATGCCTTCGTGAATCTGAGGAGTTTTCTGAGATGTGGGACTGGGCTCCATTTCAACTTATTGGAGATGACGTCAAGATTGAATTCGACGCGAAAGATGACGTCAGTGAATGa